A DNA window from Aureibaculum sp. 2308TA14-22 contains the following coding sequences:
- a CDS encoding VCBS repeat-containing protein: MSKLFSFFILKSISLCSVFIFFSCSEIQTYKEEKDDELFSALTIDDTGLIFKNNLKESTTMNWLYYEYFYNGAGVVVADFNNDGLQDIYFTSNLSTNKLFLNKGGLKFKNVSVTAKAQGDGGFCTGVTVVDINNDGLKDIYLLKSGRFKSDDPLRNELLINIGVDDNNIPLFENKAKEYGLDLPHNSTQASFFDYDKDGDLDMFLINHNIDVYNTDNISEVMRKTSNKIGEKLYRNDNGKYIDVTKEAGIISNNIGFGLGIAIGDVNNDGWPDVYTSNDYYEKDHLYLNNQDGSFKETSLKSFGHVPTFSMGNDIADINNDGYLDIVSLDMMAEDNYSQKASMSAMNPEQFHTIEDLGLHSQYMYNALQINNGLEPNTNVPLFSDIAQLANVAATDWSWAPLLLDMDNDGFRDLFISNGIKRDIRNNDFLIYMRKKEKEAIKKGGVNQEEYMKDLLSKMPTRKKKNYFYLNSKNLVFEKLNLTQPATFSNGAAYADFDNDGDLDIIVNNVDDFPILYRNNQESNSFLSIKLQGTSNNKDALGTRVIVTANKETFIAENYYTRGYQSAMAIPLHFGLGDSKKVDSINIVWPDGKSQTLFDIEVNKEMTITYNPNENNKYYYDSPKNVLFQDITESIELRYKQEENDYNDFIKESLLPHKMSQEGPAMSVGDINNDGLDDIFIGGAKGYSAALYIQNRGGQFKNSNESLFIKEKQYEDVGASFFDADNDGDLDLYVVSGSNEYGVESKYYQDRLYTNNNGIYKKAENPFENVPAVSGSIVKPYDFDNDGDQDLFVGGRQSPEKYPLSGTSLLLRNDSENGNIKFTNINAKVLDEIGMVTDAEWTDIDGDNVKELVLVGEWMPVSVLKNNKGIFTNITTELGLEKATGWWFSLNVADYDNDGDIDIIAGNLGLNSKYQSTPDEPFEVYAKDFDNTGTLDIVLGYHQEGKLFPLRGRSCSSQQMPFIKKKFKSYHEFASAELIDVYGKENIDAALKYEANTFATSYFENDGKGNFTIKQLPMQAQTTAITSIISEDVNQDGNLDLLLFGNIYGFEVETPRQDAGYGFYLEGDGKGNFKPLMPYKSGLYVKGDVANAQLINLSDNLKVIGVAKNDDYFQLIKMN; the protein is encoded by the coding sequence ATGAGTAAGTTGTTTTCCTTTTTTATATTAAAATCTATTTCTTTGTGTTCTGTTTTTATATTCTTCTCATGTTCAGAGATACAGACATATAAAGAAGAAAAAGACGATGAACTCTTTTCTGCTTTAACCATTGATGATACGGGTCTCATTTTTAAAAATAATTTAAAGGAGTCTACAACCATGAATTGGTTGTATTATGAATATTTTTATAATGGAGCTGGCGTAGTTGTTGCAGATTTTAATAATGACGGTTTACAGGATATATATTTTACAAGTAACTTAAGTACAAATAAATTATTTCTTAATAAAGGAGGTTTAAAATTTAAGAATGTAAGTGTAACCGCAAAAGCCCAAGGAGATGGTGGGTTTTGCACGGGAGTAACCGTTGTGGATATAAACAATGATGGCTTAAAAGACATTTATCTGCTTAAATCTGGACGTTTTAAATCAGATGATCCGTTAAGAAATGAGTTACTTATAAATATTGGAGTTGATGATAATAATATTCCTTTATTTGAAAATAAAGCTAAAGAATATGGATTAGATTTACCACACAATTCTACTCAAGCGTCTTTTTTTGATTATGATAAAGATGGAGACCTTGATATGTTTTTAATCAATCATAATATTGATGTATACAATACAGATAATATTTCTGAAGTAATGAGAAAAACATCAAATAAAATTGGTGAAAAGTTATATAGAAATGATAACGGAAAATATATTGATGTAACAAAAGAAGCAGGAATTATTAGTAATAATATCGGTTTTGGGTTAGGTATAGCTATTGGAGATGTAAATAATGATGGTTGGCCAGATGTATACACTAGTAATGATTATTATGAAAAAGATCATCTATACCTTAATAATCAAGATGGTAGCTTTAAAGAAACCTCATTGAAATCATTTGGGCATGTTCCCACGTTTTCAATGGGTAATGATATAGCAGATATAAATAATGATGGCTACTTAGATATTGTATCTCTTGATATGATGGCTGAAGATAATTATAGTCAAAAAGCCAGTATGAGTGCCATGAACCCTGAACAATTTCATACCATTGAAGATTTAGGACTTCATTCTCAATACATGTACAATGCACTTCAAATAAATAATGGACTTGAACCCAATACCAATGTTCCTCTTTTTTCTGATATAGCGCAACTTGCCAATGTAGCAGCTACAGATTGGAGTTGGGCACCGCTATTATTAGATATGGATAATGATGGTTTTCGAGATTTATTTATTTCTAATGGAATTAAGAGAGATATAAGGAACAACGATTTTTTAATATACATGCGTAAGAAAGAGAAAGAAGCTATTAAAAAAGGAGGTGTTAATCAAGAAGAATATATGAAGGATCTATTGAGTAAAATGCCAACAAGAAAAAAGAAAAATTATTTTTATTTAAATAGTAAAAATTTAGTATTCGAAAAATTAAATCTAACCCAACCGGCTACTTTTTCTAACGGTGCAGCTTATGCAGATTTTGATAATGATGGAGATTTAGACATTATTGTTAACAATGTAGATGACTTTCCTATACTCTATCGTAATAATCAAGAATCGAATTCCTTTTTATCGATTAAACTACAAGGGACGTCTAATAATAAAGATGCATTAGGAACTAGAGTTATAGTTACTGCAAACAAAGAAACCTTTATTGCCGAAAATTATTATACAAGGGGCTATCAATCTGCTATGGCAATTCCATTGCATTTTGGACTTGGAGATTCTAAAAAAGTAGATTCTATAAACATTGTTTGGCCAGATGGTAAGTCACAGACGTTATTTGATATTGAGGTTAATAAAGAGATGACCATTACCTATAATCCAAATGAAAATAATAAATATTATTATGACTCTCCTAAAAACGTTTTGTTTCAGGATATCACAGAATCTATTGAGTTAAGATACAAGCAAGAAGAAAACGATTATAATGACTTTATAAAAGAAAGCCTGTTACCCCATAAAATGTCTCAAGAAGGACCAGCAATGAGTGTTGGTGATATCAATAATGATGGTTTAGACGATATTTTTATTGGTGGAGCTAAAGGATACTCAGCAGCACTATACATTCAAAATAGGGGCGGTCAGTTCAAGAATTCCAACGAATCATTATTTATAAAAGAAAAACAATACGAAGATGTTGGAGCATCATTTTTTGATGCCGATAATGATGGTGATTTAGATTTATATGTAGTGAGCGGTAGTAATGAATATGGTGTAGAATCCAAGTATTATCAAGATAGATTGTACACGAATAATAATGGAATATACAAAAAGGCTGAAAACCCATTTGAAAATGTACCAGCTGTTAGTGGTTCTATTGTAAAACCTTATGATTTTGATAATGATGGAGATCAAGATCTTTTTGTTGGTGGGCGTCAAAGCCCAGAAAAATACCCTCTTTCGGGCACAAGCTTATTGTTAAGAAATGACTCAGAAAATGGAAACATTAAGTTCACTAATATTAACGCTAAGGTGCTTGATGAAATAGGAATGGTTACTGATGCAGAATGGACCGATATAGATGGCGATAATGTAAAGGAACTTGTTTTAGTAGGAGAATGGATGCCAGTTAGTGTACTAAAAAATAACAAAGGAATATTTACAAATATTACAACCGAATTAGGCTTAGAAAAAGCAACGGGTTGGTGGTTTTCTTTAAATGTTGCTGATTATGATAATGACGGGGATATAGACATAATAGCAGGGAATTTAGGTTTAAACAGTAAGTATCAGTCTACTCCAGATGAACCTTTTGAAGTTTATGCAAAAGATTTTGATAACACAGGTACATTAGATATAGTGTTGGGTTATCATCAAGAAGGAAAACTATTTCCTTTAAGAGGTAGAAGTTGTAGTTCTCAGCAAATGCCGTTTATAAAGAAGAAATTTAAGAGTTACCATGAATTTGCTTCGGCTGAGTTAATAGATGTTTATGGTAAAGAAAATATAGATGCAGCCTTAAAGTACGAAGCGAATACATTTGCAACAAGTTATTTTGAGAATGATGGTAAAGGAAATTTCACTATAAAACAATTGCCAATGCAAGCTCAAACCACAGCAATTACATCGATTATTTCAGAAGATGTTAACCAAGATGGAAATTTGGATTTATTGCTTTTTGGAAATATTTACGGGTTTGAGGTAGAAACTCCAAGGCAAGATGCTGGCTACGGTTTCTATTTAGAGGGCGATGGAAAAGGAAATTTTAAACCTTTAATGCCTTATAAAAGTGGATTATATGTTAAAGGAGATGTTGCAAATGCACAACTGATTAATTTATCAGATAATTTAAAAGTTATAGGTGTTGCAAAAAATGATGATTATTTTCAGCTGATAAAAATGAACTAG
- a CDS encoding RagB/SusD family nutrient uptake outer membrane protein, translated as MRKFINKLLVLNLVILALVSCTELDLTPRDAPTSAPFTSTQQFREGLNESYRETWYKLEDPRFSIDDDSNYRQDLSAIKAGTVDADYGTSATNWSHLYKAIARTLSVRTQILNQSGILTEIDAKQFLGEADFHLANYWTYMITRFGDVPYFENQLSVEEAFNAGRTSKDEILQKVYAFYDSAIEKLPTTRSGLQYATKGAAMAMKARAALYVGDFAIAAESAKDCMDLGVYDLHPDFLDLFKSVTRTSDELIFYIPRDESKGTTESAARGQLQPWRPRGVNGGWAGTGPTWSLLASYECIDGLPIDESPLFDPKNPFKNRDPRCAATIVAFGSLEDGDGRLVSDGTRHMGYEITPHPFRPVAFNYFTNTLDWPNQNTKSFTPHSNYQGLLYRKFIDEEWTDGLPDGNRILMRYADVLLIYAEAKIELNQIDASVLDAINAVRDRAYASSVHSNPTVTTTNQAELRYVVRNERRAEFAMEGLRYMDIIRWRIAEKVLNGPYYGLLTGDVLANPNDGGNAAFIESFWFWGMTPQLDEDGIADFKPLADAGYASQIAEMGFDANRQYLYPIPNKDILLAPNLTQNPGY; from the coding sequence ATGAGAAAATTTATTAATAAGTTATTAGTATTAAATTTGGTTATTTTAGCCTTAGTCTCTTGTACGGAATTAGACTTAACTCCTAGAGATGCACCCACTTCGGCTCCATTTACAAGTACACAACAATTTAGAGAAGGACTTAATGAGAGTTATAGGGAAACTTGGTACAAGTTAGAAGACCCTAGATTTTCAATAGATGATGATTCTAATTATAGACAAGACCTTAGTGCTATAAAAGCTGGTACTGTAGATGCAGATTATGGTACTTCAGCAACTAATTGGTCGCATTTATATAAAGCAATCGCAAGGACACTATCTGTAAGAACTCAAATTTTAAATCAATCAGGAATACTTACAGAAATTGACGCCAAACAATTTTTAGGTGAAGCAGATTTTCATCTTGCAAACTACTGGACTTATATGATTACTCGTTTTGGCGATGTTCCATATTTTGAGAATCAATTGTCGGTAGAAGAAGCATTTAATGCAGGTAGAACTAGTAAAGATGAAATATTACAAAAAGTTTATGCGTTTTATGATAGTGCTATAGAAAAGCTACCTACCACTCGATCTGGACTGCAATATGCCACAAAAGGAGCTGCCATGGCAATGAAAGCTAGAGCTGCTTTATATGTAGGAGATTTTGCAATAGCTGCAGAATCTGCTAAGGATTGTATGGATTTAGGAGTTTATGATTTGCACCCAGATTTTTTAGATTTATTCAAATCGGTTACTAGAACCTCAGATGAGCTTATTTTTTACATTCCTAGAGATGAATCAAAAGGTACCACAGAATCAGCAGCACGTGGTCAATTACAACCATGGAGACCTCGAGGAGTTAATGGAGGTTGGGCAGGTACTGGTCCTACTTGGTCTTTGTTGGCGTCGTATGAATGTATTGATGGCTTACCAATTGATGAATCACCATTGTTTGACCCTAAGAATCCATTTAAAAATAGAGATCCTAGATGTGCTGCTACTATAGTTGCCTTTGGATCGTTAGAAGATGGTGATGGCAGATTAGTTTCAGATGGAACTAGACATATGGGATACGAAATAACACCACACCCTTTTAGACCTGTAGCGTTTAATTACTTTACCAATACTTTAGATTGGCCAAATCAAAACACAAAAAGTTTTACGCCGCATTCTAATTATCAAGGGTTGTTGTATAGAAAATTTATTGATGAAGAATGGACAGATGGTCTTCCAGATGGAAATAGAATCCTCATGAGATATGCGGATGTGCTATTAATTTATGCCGAAGCAAAAATTGAGCTAAATCAAATCGATGCTAGTGTATTAGATGCGATCAATGCTGTAAGAGATAGAGCTTATGCGAGTTCAGTACATTCAAATCCTACAGTTACTACAACAAATCAAGCAGAACTTAGGTATGTGGTAAGAAATGAAAGACGTGCTGAGTTTGCTATGGAAGGTCTAAGGTATATGGATATAATAAGATGGCGTATAGCCGAAAAAGTATTGAATGGTCCTTATTATGGTTTGTTAACGGGCGATGTACTTGCTAATCCAAACGATGGTGGTAATGCTGCTTTTATAGAAAGTTTCTGGTTTTGGGGGATGACACCTCAATTAGATGAAGATGGAATAGCAGACTTTAAACCACTGGCGGATGCAGGATATGCAAGTCAAATTGCTGAGATGGGCTTTGATGCCAATAGACAGTATTTGTACCCTATTCCTAATAAGGATATTCTATTGGCTCCAAATTTAACTCAAAATCCAGGGTATTAA
- a CDS encoding SusC/RagA family TonB-linked outer membrane protein encodes MKKNYLFCLIFICCTTFLWSQEKTVSGTVIDVNNMPLPGASIIVQGTSNGTQTDFDGKYSINASEGDILVVSFIGFKSQYITVGSNSTINITLIEDASQLDEVVVVGYGTQSKKDITGSIEIVKGEEILQRSSTNISNALQGSVAGVTVNRSSSAPGSSSTIRIRGNTTLQGSNDPLILVDDVPVSSIDVVPADQVESISVLKDGAAAAIYGSRAAAGVIIITTKRAKSGTLNASYSGEYFINSPSERRELVGPDRYMEIINEMRWNDAGNPDGGEFPVYNQATIDAYKAGQHLVDRDMYPYTDWSSLLIKKQATGTRHNVNISGGSDKVKTNFSLGYENQDALYAIREWTRYTARLNNDIKISDRIGVTADVAFRLVENDNPILDPTRNTTAAPIFNAFHQDGRIAGGRGGGNANARLFSGSFSNTNSYNLNAKIGVFFKPIDDLKITLNLAPNFTFVENKSWSKPQPYWAFDDPDQLQAPQYIFQVFQPSLSERRDNMNTYTKQAFINYDKTFGEHSVSVVAGYEDFTSKRENLRVRADQYLSADFPYLSQAPTDRVFDNKGDDPTVNEVAYVSGFGRVNYNYKDKYYVSAAVRHDGSSRFGSEYRWGTFPSVSAAWTVSNEDFFESLNSPISYLKLKGSYGSLGNDRLGNYLYLTVLQIGNVLIDQGGTAEQVRGLSQRFLTTPDIRWETTTTKNFAVDLGLFDSRLGIEAEYYIKDTEDMLLSLSVPDLVGFDDPTVNVGSMQTKGWSASISWNDNISEDFTYGARFFMFDDKSIIGDINDKRLFVGNTLSEEGHEFRSLYGYVSDGIYQTQEEVDNSPVTSSAVSPGDIKYKDISGPDGEPDGVINSFDRDFLGSSLDHYTYGGNLNMGYKGFDLGIVFQGVAKKNFNFTRDILLPDPQVENQTQLYDGNFWSTYNTPQENLNAKYPRASLRSNSNNYRFSDFWIKNGSYLKIKSLTLGYSLPQNVMDKLPLTKLRVYATGIDLFRFDNLPKGIDPEQTNAGSYYLTKTAVFGVQLNF; translated from the coding sequence ATGAAAAAAAACTATTTATTTTGTTTGATTTTTATTTGTTGTACCACTTTCTTGTGGTCACAGGAAAAAACGGTAAGTGGTACCGTAATTGATGTGAATAATATGCCATTGCCTGGTGCGAGCATAATAGTTCAAGGGACATCTAACGGAACACAAACGGATTTTGATGGAAAATACTCCATAAATGCATCAGAAGGAGATATTCTGGTGGTAAGTTTTATTGGCTTTAAAAGCCAATACATTACTGTGGGTAGCAATTCTACTATTAATATCACCCTCATAGAGGATGCTTCTCAACTTGATGAAGTTGTAGTTGTAGGGTATGGTACTCAATCTAAAAAGGACATCACAGGCTCTATTGAAATCGTTAAAGGAGAAGAGATATTGCAAAGAAGTTCTACTAATATTTCAAATGCACTTCAAGGTAGTGTGGCTGGTGTTACCGTTAATAGAAGTAGTTCTGCTCCAGGAAGTTCAAGTACTATTAGAATACGTGGTAACACAACGCTTCAAGGAAGTAATGATCCTTTAATTTTGGTTGACGATGTGCCTGTTAGTTCTATAGATGTAGTGCCAGCAGACCAAGTTGAAAGTATTTCTGTCCTTAAAGATGGTGCAGCGGCGGCTATTTATGGGTCTCGTGCAGCAGCAGGGGTTATCATTATAACAACAAAACGAGCCAAATCTGGCACTTTAAATGCTTCTTACAGTGGGGAATATTTTATAAACTCACCTTCAGAAAGACGCGAACTTGTTGGTCCAGACAGATACATGGAAATAATTAATGAGATGCGTTGGAATGATGCTGGAAATCCTGACGGTGGTGAATTTCCAGTTTATAATCAAGCTACTATTGATGCGTATAAAGCTGGTCAGCACTTAGTTGATAGGGATATGTATCCTTATACTGATTGGAGTTCTCTTTTAATTAAGAAGCAAGCTACTGGAACTAGGCATAATGTGAATATTTCAGGAGGATCTGATAAAGTAAAGACAAATTTCTCTCTTGGGTATGAAAACCAAGATGCATTGTATGCTATTAGAGAATGGACACGTTACACAGCACGTTTAAATAATGATATAAAGATAAGCGACAGAATTGGAGTTACGGCTGATGTTGCTTTTAGATTGGTAGAAAATGATAATCCAATTCTTGATCCTACTCGTAATACAACTGCTGCCCCAATATTTAATGCGTTTCATCAAGATGGAAGAATCGCTGGCGGGAGAGGTGGAGGTAATGCTAATGCAAGATTATTCTCTGGAAGTTTTAGTAATACAAATTCATACAATTTAAACGCAAAAATAGGTGTATTTTTTAAACCTATTGATGATTTAAAGATTACCTTGAATTTAGCACCAAACTTCACTTTTGTTGAGAACAAATCATGGAGTAAACCGCAACCTTATTGGGCATTTGATGATCCTGATCAGTTACAAGCTCCGCAGTATATATTCCAAGTTTTTCAACCAAGTTTAAGTGAGAGAAGGGATAATATGAATACGTATACTAAACAAGCCTTTATTAATTACGATAAAACTTTTGGAGAGCATAGTGTAAGTGTAGTTGCTGGTTATGAGGACTTTACTTCTAAAAGAGAAAATTTACGAGTAAGAGCCGACCAGTATTTAAGTGCAGATTTCCCTTATTTAAGTCAGGCTCCTACAGATCGTGTTTTCGATAATAAGGGAGATGATCCTACGGTAAATGAAGTAGCTTATGTTTCAGGTTTTGGTAGAGTTAATTACAATTATAAAGATAAATATTATGTGAGTGCAGCAGTTAGACATGACGGGTCTTCTAGATTTGGTAGTGAATACAGATGGGGTACATTTCCATCAGTATCTGCTGCTTGGACGGTTTCTAACGAAGACTTTTTCGAATCTTTAAATTCACCTATATCATATTTAAAGTTAAAAGGATCTTATGGTAGTTTAGGAAATGATAGATTAGGTAACTATTTGTATTTAACGGTACTGCAAATTGGTAACGTGTTAATTGATCAAGGAGGAACTGCCGAACAAGTAAGAGGTTTATCTCAACGATTTTTAACAACACCAGACATAAGATGGGAAACAACAACTACTAAAAACTTCGCAGTTGATCTTGGATTGTTTGATTCAAGACTTGGAATAGAAGCTGAGTATTATATAAAAGATACTGAAGATATGTTGTTAAGTTTAAGTGTGCCAGATTTAGTTGGGTTTGATGATCCTACAGTAAATGTTGGTAGTATGCAAACTAAAGGTTGGTCAGCTTCTATTTCATGGAATGATAATATTAGTGAAGATTTTACTTACGGTGCTAGATTCTTTATGTTTGATGACAAATCTATCATAGGAGATATAAACGATAAGAGACTTTTCGTTGGAAATACGCTTTCTGAAGAAGGTCATGAGTTTAGAAGTCTTTATGGATATGTTTCAGATGGGATTTATCAGACTCAAGAAGAGGTTGATAACTCACCAGTTACAAGTTCAGCTGTAAGTCCAGGTGATATTAAGTACAAGGATATTAGTGGCCCTGATGGTGAACCAGATGGAGTTATAAATAGCTTTGATAGAGATTTTTTAGGAAGCTCACTAGATCATTACACATATGGAGGTAATCTTAATATGGGTTATAAAGGTTTTGACTTGGGTATAGTTTTTCAAGGCGTAGCAAAAAAGAATTTTAATTTTACCAGAGATATTCTTTTGCCAGACCCTCAAGTAGAAAATCAAACGCAATTGTATGATGGTAATTTTTGGAGTACTTATAATACGCCCCAAGAGAACTTAAATGCTAAATACCCTAGAGCATCACTAAGATCTAATTCTAACAATTACCGTTTTTCAGATTTCTGGATAAAAAACGGATCTTATCTAAAGATAAAAAGTTTAACATTAGGCTACTCTTTACCACAAAATGTTATGGATAAATTACCGTTGACTAAATTAAGAGTTTATGCTACTGGAATTGATTTATTTAGATTTGATAATTTACCGAAAGGGATAGACCCAGAGCAAACAAATGCAGGTTCATATTACCTAACAAAAACAGCAGTTTTTGGAGTACAACTTAATTTTTAA